The genomic window TCCTTCTATATCTAATTCTCTTAAAAGATCTTGAACACCAAAAGCCATTATATCATCTGTTGCTACTATTGCTGTAGGTTTTGTATACTTTAGCATTTTCTTAGCTGCATTATATCCACACTCTTCCTTAAATTCATCAACTTCGCAAATTAACTTTTCCTCTATTTCTATTCCTCTAGATAATAAACCTTGCTTATATCCTTTTAACCTATCTTTTGATACATTAAGACTCATATTAGCTCCAATAAACCCTATTTTCTCATGTCCCATATCTATTAATTTATTTGTTAAATCATACATAGCTTTAAAGTTATCATTATCTACCCACAAAACATTATTAGCTTCTTCTGGTCTTCCTATAACTACAAAAGGAAATTTTTTATCTTTTAAATAATCAATATATGGATCATGATCTTTTGCTCTAAATAAACATATTCCATCAACTAAATTACTATCTATAAATCTTCTAATATGTTCCTCATCATTTTTATCTTCTTCTTTAAAAGCATACATTATGTAATAATTTTCTTTTTCAGCACATATACTTACTCCCTTCATAGCTTGAATAAAAAATGGATTTGCAAATATCATTTCTGCCTTTTCAGGAATAACAACAGCCAATATATTTGTTTTCTTATTAGCCAATCCCCTAGCAATAATATTTGGTGTATAATTTAATTTCTTTATAGCAGCATTTACTCTATCTTTTGTTTCCTTACTTATTTGACTACTATTTGATAAAACTCTAGAGACTGTTGAAGTAGCAACATTTGCCTCTCTTGCTACATCTTTTATTGTAACTTTCATAACTTCCCCTCGACCTCTTATATTTCGTAAAATAAATTTTCTTAACTTTAAATAATAATGTCTCACTTTTAATAGTTACTTAATTCATATTATATACTAAAACATTACTATATCAAACTAAGAAAGTAGATACTTTCTAAAGTAATATTATAATAGTTTAAATTAAATCCCTACCAGTATAACTTATATAAAATTAGGGCTTATTATATAATCCTATAATAAAAATATAAAATCAGGTAATAATACTGATATAATGTTTTATTATTTTATATAAAGCATTTTTCTTTGTTTTTATTCTCAAACAAAATACTGTTTTAGTATTTAAAATAAACTAGCAAGTAATAATTAAATTTTTATCTGCTAGTTTATTTTTTTATGAATAAACCTTATAACCCATCTAATTCCTTAACAACTATTTAACTTAAAAAGCTTTAATAATTTTTTAACATAATAAAAAGCCTTAGATATTTCTAAGACTTTCTATTTTATCTATGTTTATTTTTAGATTTTAAACTTATTTATTTCTTCAATAGAATCTTTAATAATCTTACTTAACTCTTCTGAACTCATAGAAACTTTTTGAGATGCAGCATTTATTTCTTCACTAGAAGCTAAAATTTCTTCAGATGAAGCAGCATTTTCCTCTGATACAGAAGCGATATTTTCTACTTTATAAATAATTGT from Clostridium septicum includes these protein-coding regions:
- a CDS encoding LacI family DNA-binding transcriptional regulator; translated protein: MKVTIKDVAREANVATSTVSRVLSNSSQISKETKDRVNAAIKKLNYTPNIIARGLANKKTNILAVVIPEKAEMIFANPFFIQAMKGVSICAEKENYYIMYAFKEEDKNDEEHIRRFIDSNLVDGICLFRAKDHDPYIDYLKDKKFPFVVIGRPEEANNVLWVDNDNFKAMYDLTNKLIDMGHEKIGFIGANMSLNVSKDRLKGYKQGLLSRGIEIEEKLICEVDEFKEECGYNAAKKMLKYTKPTAIVATDDIMAFGVQDLLRELDIEGISVIGFNNIPLADYRIPKLSSVDINSEKLGFYAAKLLIDNLNKSDNRTNYIIDTKLIMRESLKENNAIGCINKRK